The window GGACCTCATGAACGACACGCCCCTGCACGCGGCTGAGCCCGGAGACATCCCCGCGCCTCCGCGCCTCAGGTTCACCCTCGTTTCCGGCGTGCTGGTCCTGAGCGCCTACCTGGTCCTGCAGTTCGCCGCGACCATCGCCGCGGTGGTCGTGCTGAACCTGGACCCCGCGGAACGCATGGGCGACCTGGTCGCCCTGGGCGTGATCTTCTCCGCCGGACCCTGCACATTGCTGGTATTGCGCGTCGTCAGCCGCGCGCGGGACATCGACCCGCGAACCTGGCTGGCGCTTCTTCCGGTCCGCACCACGACTCTGCTCGGGTGGGTACTGCTCGCCTGGGTACTGCTGCACGCCGCCGACCTGGTCACCGTCGAGCTCGGACGATCGCCCGTGCCGCCGGTCATGGAAACGATCATCGAAACCACGCGTTACACCGCACTGCTGTGGTTCGCGCTCGTGATCGCCGCGCCGGTTTTCGAAGAAGTGCTGTTCAGGGGATTTCTGTACGAGGGGCTGCGCCGGACAAGGATGGGCGCCGGAGGGACGATCGTCGTCACGACACTGCTCTGGACGCTGTTGCACGTCGCCCAGTACGATGCGTATTTTCTCACGCTGATCGCCCTGATCGGGATCCTGCTCGGGATCGCCCGGGAACGTACCGGTTCGTTATACGTCCCTCTCGCCATCCATGCGGTGAACAACCTGCTGGGCACGCTGCAGATGGCGGAAGAAAGAGACGCCCTCGTCCATGCGTTGTTTTAACGAAGGGTATTAAGGGGAACTGAAAGGCGAGGCGGTTTCGGGGACGGTCCCGCTTCAGACGCCCAGGGCCTTCTTGTTCTCGGGGGTCAGCTTGGCCAGCGTGCGCTTGAACTTGTAGTGGCCTTCTTCGGACTTGACGGGCTTGACCAGCAATACAGTCTGGACCTGCTCGTCCTGATCCTTGTCGCTCCCCTTCGCCATCTTGGCCGCAAAGCTTCTGTCCTTAGCCATCTTCCATATCCTCCCAAACCAAGCCCTTCAGCCTCTTTCGTCGCGGTTACCTGCGGTTCGATCGACTCCTTGACACGTCCAATCTAACGATTCCCTCTGAGAAAAGCAACTTGAACCGTTGAACCGGCGTCCGGCGCCGGCAAAAGTACTCATACAATCCTCACAGAATACTCACCGGGACCTCACGCATTCCATATATGGAATAAGTATAATGTCCCTCATAGGCACACGTCTTTCCACCTGTCGCGAATCCGAATCCGTCCTCCATTGGCAAAAACGCCGCTCGCCATGATGAAGGACTCACACCCAATGCATCCGGCAACTGTAAGGGGGATCAAGATGAAGCGGATCACAGACAGCAAACCATTCCATTTCGTCCTACACTCCATCGCGCTGCTTCTCCTGATCGGCGCACCGGCGGTCCTGGCCCAGGAAACCGCTGAAGAAGCAGTCCCGGCAGAAGAGCAGACGACAACCGGGGAAGCGGTTCAGGAAATGTCGGTCATACTGGAGACGCCATTGGATGCCGTGGTGGTGACCGGGTCCCGTGCGCAGCCGCGCTCCCTGACGGAATCGGCCGTGCCCATCGACGTGATTCAAGTCGAGGAGTTCGTTCAGCAGGGCGGTTCGGATCTCGCTGACCTGATGCGAAACGTCGTACCCTCCTACAACGTCAACACCCAGCCGATCAGCGACGCGGGCACCATCGTCCGGCCATTGCGCTCGAAAGGGTGGAAGTCCTGCGAGACGGCGCCTCGGCGCAGTACGGTTCCGACGCCATCGCGGGGGTGCTGAACTTCCAACTCAAGGACAACTACGACGGATTCAACATGGAGACGAAGGTCGGCAGCTTCCAGGACGGTTCCGGCAGGTTCCTCGGTGACGGAGAGCTGTTCTCAGTCGCGGGCAATGTCGGTATAGGCCATGAAGACGCGTGGGCCAGTCTCAGCGTGGAATACGGCAACTCCAGCGAAACGATCCTTCGGTACAGACGGCATCCGGCGCGGCCCTGATCGCGGCCGGCAATCTCGACATAGCCAATCCCGAGCATTTCTGGGGCCAGCCCTTTGTACGGGACGACCTGAAGATCTTCGCCAACTACGGCGCGGCGATCGGCGATAACCTCGAGTTCTTCGGCCACGCCAACTATGCCAGCAAGGAAGTCGACGGCGGGTTTTACTTCCGCAATCCGCACACCCGCGGCGGCGTGTTCCAGGGGCCCGTGGTGAATATTGACGGAGCGATGCTACCATCGGTGCTGGTCGGCGACCTGGACGGCGTGGGCCAGGGCGGCGAATGCGCGCCGGTGCCCATCATCAACGACCGGCCGGACCAGGAAGCCTGGCTGCGGATTCGCGACGATCCCAACTGCTTCTCGTTTCTGAAAATGTTTCCCGGGGGATTCACGCCCCGGTTCGGCGCGTTCGCGTCGGACGAGTCCGTGGTCCTTGGCATCAGGGGACGCGCGGCGACCCTGATGCGCTGGGAACTGAGCGCGGCGTACGGACGCAACGAGGCGGACTATTTCATCTACAATACGGTCAACGCCTCCATGGGTCCCGACACCCCGACCTATTTCGATCCGGGCTCCTATGTCCAGTCCGAAGTCAACCTGAACTTCGACGTGACCTACCCGGTCGGCAACAATCTGGTCCTAGCCGCAGGTCTCGAACGCCGGACCGAGACCTTCGAGATCGTCGAAGGCCAGATCGAGTCCTACCTGATTGGCCAGCCCCTCGCCAGCCAGGGATTCACGTCGGCTACCAATGGTTTCGCGGGATTCAGCAAGGTCGCCTCGGGTGAGTGGGACCGTTCCAACAATGCGATCTACCTGGAAGGCGGTCTCACGCCCACGGACCGGTGGCTGCTCGATTTGGCCGTGCGTGCCGAAGATTTCGAAGATTTCGGTACGACCACCAACTACAAGGTGGCCACGAACTCCAGCTTAACCGACGAAGTGAAACTGCGCGGCAGCGCCAGTACGGGTTTCAGGGCGCCGACACCCGGCCAGCAGAACGCGTTCAACATCACGACGGAGTTCGATCTGGAACTGAACGACCTGGTGAACAACGGTACGGTGCCTTCCAACAGCCGCGCGGCCGAGTTGAAGGGCGGCAAGCCGCT is drawn from Gemmatimonadota bacterium and contains these coding sequences:
- a CDS encoding TonB-dependent receptor, coding for MGQSQRGIRQLQRNDPSVQTASGAALIAAGNLDIANPEHFWGQPFVRDDLKIFANYGAAIGDNLEFFGHANYASKEVDGGFYFRNPHTRGGVFQGPVVNIDGAMLPSVLVGDLDGVGQGGECAPVPIINDRPDQEAWLRIRDDPNCFSFLKMFPGGFTPRFGAFASDESVVLGIRGRAATLMRWELSAAYGRNEADYFIYNTVNASMGPDTPTYFDPGSYVQSEVNLNFDVTYPVGNNLVLAAGLERRTETFEIVEGQIESYLIGQPLASQGFTSATNGFAGFSKVASGEWDRSNNAIYLEGGLTPTDRWLLDLAVRAEDFEDFGTTTNYKVATNSSLTDEVKLRGSASTGFRAPTPGQQNAFNITTEFDLELNDLVNNGTVPSNSRAAELKGGKPLDAEKSVNISAGLVFDLGTVSATIDYFDIRVRDRLTVSQNFELTDEERAQLIAEGITSAAGLQGFQFFTNDFDSANRGINVVISAPVNSGTLSLAYNYTSSEVTDHNPEILGATQIKALEEGLPRQRGALTLTQALSDNLNALGRASYYGSWYDFRDGETYEGKVLLDLESTIKFNDERSRITIGGQNILNTYPDENPHAAGDPSGGPGNKYSQYSPFGFSGAFWYVKYGFSL
- a CDS encoding type II CAAX endopeptidase family protein, which codes for MNDTPLHAAEPGDIPAPPRLRFTLVSGVLVLSAYLVLQFAATIAAVVVLNLDPAERMGDLVALGVIFSAGPCTLLVLRVVSRARDIDPRTWLALLPVRTTTLLGWVLLAWVLLHAADLVTVELGRSPVPPVMETIIETTRYTALLWFALVIAAPVFEEVLFRGFLYEGLRRTRMGAGGTIVVTTLLWTLLHVAQYDAYFLTLIALIGILLGIARERTGSLYVPLAIHAVNNLLGTLQMAEERDALVHALF